A DNA window from Falco peregrinus isolate bFalPer1 chromosome 8, bFalPer1.pri, whole genome shotgun sequence contains the following coding sequences:
- the LOC101912139 gene encoding ADP-ribosylation factor-like protein 3 isoform X4, with the protein MGDVQKHPSTPHPQGLLSVIQKLKGSPEQELRIVLLGLDNAGKTTLLKRLASEEVSTITPTQGFNIKSVHSHGFKLNVWDIGGQRSIRPYWRKYLGSTDLLIYVIDSADQKRFEETGQELAELTEDESLMGVPLLVFANKQDLVTAAPAAEIAEGLSLHTYRDREWQIQACSALSGEGVQDGMNWISSQIMNRKK; encoded by the exons ATGGGTGATGTGCAGAAG caccccagcaccccgcacccccaggggctgctctcCGTCATCCAGAAGTTGAAGGGTTCCCCGGAGCAGGAGCTCCGCATCGTCCTGTTGGGGCTGGACAATGCGGGGAAGACCACGCTGCTGAAACGCCTGGCGTCTGAGGAGGTCAGCACCATCACGCCCACCCAG GGCTTCAATATAAAGAGCGTTCATTCACATGGCTTCAAGCTAAACGTCTGGGACATTGGGGGGCAACGCTCCATCCGCCCATACTGGAGGAAGTATCTGGGCAGCACAGATCTGCTG ATTTATGTCATTGACAGCGCAGACCAGAAGCGTTTTGAGGAGACAGGGCAG gagctggcagagctcaCCGAGGATGAGTCCCTCATGGGGGTCCCGCTGCTGGTGTTTGCCAACAAGCAGGACCTAGTgactgcagcacctgcagctgaaATCGCAGAAGGGCTGAGCCTCCACACCTACCGGGACCGGGAATGGCAGATCCAGGCCTGCTCAGCCTTGTCTGGGGAAGGAGTGCAG gATGGGATGAACTGGATTTCCAGCCAGATCATGAACAGGAAGAAGTGA
- the LMAN2 gene encoding vesicular integral-membrane protein VIP36, producing the protein MAAGAGGLLVAAALLLLAVAGPRPAPAELTDGNSEHLKREHSLMKPYQGAGSAAMPLWDFQGSTMVTSQYVRLTPDERSREGSIWNRVPCFLKDWELHVHFKIHGAGKKNLHGDGLALWYTQERLVPGPVFGSKDNFHGLAIFLDTYPNDEAAEHVFPYISAMVNNGSLTYDHSKDGRWTELAGCTADLRNQNHDTFLAIRYSRGRLTVMTDVEDKNEWKNCIDIAGVQLPTGYFFGASAGTGDLSDNHDIISMKLFQLMVEHPLEDETVDWTKIEPSVSLLKSPKDNVDDPTGNFRSGPLTGWKVFLLLLCALLGIIVCAVVGAVVFQKRQERNKRFY; encoded by the exons ATGGCGGCGGGTGCGGGCGGGCTGCTGGTGGCCGCGGCGCTGCTGCTGTTGGCGGTGGCCGGGccgcgcccggcccccgccgAGCTCACAGATGGCAACAGTGAACATCTGAAACGGGAGCACTCGCTGATGAAGCCGTATCAGG GCGCGGGCTCCGCCGCGATGCCGCTGTGGGACTTCCAGGGCAGCACCATGGTCACCAGCCAGTACGTCCGCCTGACGCCCGACGAGCGCAGCCGCGAGGGCTCCATCTGGAACCGCGTG CCCTGCTTCCTCAAGGACTGGGAGCTCCACGTCCACTTCAAGATCCACGGAGCCGGCAAGAAGAACCTGCACGGGGACGGCCTGGCGCTATGGTACACGCAGGAGCGCCTGGTGCCAG GTCCTGTCTTTGGCAGCAAGGACAATTTTCATGGACTGGCTATTTTCCTGGATACATATCCCAATGAtgaagcagcagag CATGTGTTCCCGTATATCTCTGCAATGGTTAATAATGGCTCCCTGACGTACGACCACAGTAAGGATGGGCGCTGGACGGAGCTGGCGGGGTGCACCGCTGACCTTCGGAACCAGAACCATGACACTTTCCTGGCAATTCGGTACTCCCGAGGTCGCCTGACG GTGATGACTGATGTGGAAGACAAGAACGAATGGAAGAACTGCATTGACATTGCAGGGGTGCAGCTGCCAACCGGCTACTTCTTTGGTGCTTCTGCTGGCACTGGAGATTTGTCTG ACAATCACGACATTATCTCGATGAAGCTATTCCAGCTCATGGTAGAGCACCCTCTAGAAGATGAGACCGTTGACTGGACCAAGATTGAGCCTAGTGTCAGCCTCCTTAAATCGCCCAAAG ACAACGTGGATGACCCAACGGGGAATTTCCGAAGTGGGCCTCTGACAGGCTGGAAGgtgtttctgctcctgctctgcgcgCTGCTGGGCATCATTGTCTGCGCCGTGGTGGGAGCTGTGGTCTTCCAGAAACGCCAGGAGCGGAACAAACGTTTCTACTAG
- the LOC101912139 gene encoding ADP-ribosylation factor-like protein 3 isoform X3, whose translation MADSAPSSPPQNDGARQHPSTPHPQGLLSVIQKLKGSPEQELRIVLLGLDNAGKTTLLKRLASEEVSTITPTQGFNIKSVHSHGFKLNVWDIGGQRSIRPYWRKYLGSTDLLIYVIDSADQKRFEETGQELAELTEDESLMGVPLLVFANKQDLVTAAPAAEIAEGLSLHTYRDREWQIQACSALSGEGVQDGMNWISSQIMNRKK comes from the exons ATGGCCGACAGTGCACCCAGCTCTCCTCCCCAAAACGATGGTGCTcggcagcaccccagcaccccgcacccccaggggctgctctcCGTCATCCAGAAGTTGAAGGGTTCCCCGGAGCAGGAGCTCCGCATCGTCCTGTTGGGGCTGGACAATGCGGGGAAGACCACGCTGCTGAAACGCCTGGCGTCTGAGGAGGTCAGCACCATCACGCCCACCCAG GGCTTCAATATAAAGAGCGTTCATTCACATGGCTTCAAGCTAAACGTCTGGGACATTGGGGGGCAACGCTCCATCCGCCCATACTGGAGGAAGTATCTGGGCAGCACAGATCTGCTG ATTTATGTCATTGACAGCGCAGACCAGAAGCGTTTTGAGGAGACAGGGCAG gagctggcagagctcaCCGAGGATGAGTCCCTCATGGGGGTCCCGCTGCTGGTGTTTGCCAACAAGCAGGACCTAGTgactgcagcacctgcagctgaaATCGCAGAAGGGCTGAGCCTCCACACCTACCGGGACCGGGAATGGCAGATCCAGGCCTGCTCAGCCTTGTCTGGGGAAGGAGTGCAG gATGGGATGAACTGGATTTCCAGCCAGATCATGAACAGGAAGAAGTGA
- the LOC101912139 gene encoding ADP-ribosylation factor-like protein 3 isoform X2, whose translation MCRRAPRSWQGSQGRDSTPGAEIGAGRIGRGSPRPWTPWEPSPGARSGHRHRVPMADSAPSSPPQNDGARQHPSTPHPQGLLSVIQKLKGSPEQELRIVLLGLDNAGKTTLLKRLASEEVSTITPTQGFNIKSVHSHGFKLNVWDIGGQRSIRPYWRKYLGSTDLLIYVIDSADQKRFEETGQELAELTEDESLMGVPLLVFANKQDLVTAAPAAEIAEGLSLHTYRDREWQIQACSALSGEGVQDGMNWISSQIMNRKK comes from the exons ATGTGCAGAAG AGCgcccaggagctggcagggctcccagggcagggacagcacACCTGGGGCGGAGATTGGGGCTGGGCGGATCGGCCGTGGGTCACCCCGACCCTGGACACCTTGGGAACCAAGCCCTGGCGCTCGCTCAGGCCATAGGCACAGGGTACCCATGGCCGACAGTGCACCCAGCTCTCCTCCCCAAAACGATGGTGCTcggcagcaccccagcaccccgcacccccaggggctgctctcCGTCATCCAGAAGTTGAAGGGTTCCCCGGAGCAGGAGCTCCGCATCGTCCTGTTGGGGCTGGACAATGCGGGGAAGACCACGCTGCTGAAACGCCTGGCGTCTGAGGAGGTCAGCACCATCACGCCCACCCAG GGCTTCAATATAAAGAGCGTTCATTCACATGGCTTCAAGCTAAACGTCTGGGACATTGGGGGGCAACGCTCCATCCGCCCATACTGGAGGAAGTATCTGGGCAGCACAGATCTGCTG ATTTATGTCATTGACAGCGCAGACCAGAAGCGTTTTGAGGAGACAGGGCAG gagctggcagagctcaCCGAGGATGAGTCCCTCATGGGGGTCCCGCTGCTGGTGTTTGCCAACAAGCAGGACCTAGTgactgcagcacctgcagctgaaATCGCAGAAGGGCTGAGCCTCCACACCTACCGGGACCGGGAATGGCAGATCCAGGCCTGCTCAGCCTTGTCTGGGGAAGGAGTGCAG gATGGGATGAACTGGATTTCCAGCCAGATCATGAACAGGAAGAAGTGA
- the B4GALT7 gene encoding beta-1,4-galactosyltransferase 7 produces the protein MGPARRRAALRLRGGGSPPLLGLLPGRGSVFPLFFLALLLGFASLLWLQLSCSGEGPLPGEGQSRGSPRQPCPPQPPPAPPPEDEPSWGPHRLALLVPFRERFEELLAFVPYMHRFLSKKRIRHRIFILNQVDHFRFNRASLINVGFLESGNDTDYIAMHDVDLLPLNEQLDYGFPEAGPFHVASPELHPLYHYKTYVGGILLLTKQHYEMCNGMSNRFWGWGREDDEFYRRIKGAGLQVRRPSGITTGYETFQHLHDPAWRKRDQKRIAAQKQEQFKVDREGGLNNVRYRIESQTTLSVAGAPCTVLNILLDCDTSETPWCTFG, from the exons ATgggcccggcccgccgcagGGCCGCGCTCCGCCTGCGCGGCGGCGG GTCCCCGCCGCTGCTGGGCCTGCTGCCCGGCCGGGGCTCCGTCTTCCCGCTCTTCTTCCTGGCGCTGCTCCTGGGCTTCGCCTCGCTGCTCTGgctccagctcagctgctcGGGCGAGGGGCCGCTGCCCGGCGAGGGGCAGAGCCGGGGGTCCCCccgccagccctgcccgccccagcccccccccgccccgccgccggaGGACGAGCCGTCGTGGGGTCCCCACCGCCTGGCGCTGCTCGTCCCCTTCCGCGAGCGCTTCGAGGAGCTGCTGGCCTTCGTGCCCTACATGCACCGCTTCCTGAGCAAGAAGAGGATCCGCCATCGCATCTTCATCCTCAACCAGGTGGACCACTTCAG GTTTAACAGGGCATCCCTGATCAATGTGGGCTTTCTGGAAAGCGGCAACGACACCGACTACATTGCAATGCACGACGTCGATCTCCTGCCCCTCAATGAGCAGCTGGACTATGGCTTCCCAGAGGCAGGGCCCTTCCACGTGGCGTCTCCGGAGCTGCACCCGCTCTATCACTATAAGACCTATGTGGGTGGCATCCTGCTGCTCACCAAGCAGCACTATGAGATG TGCAACGGCATGTCCAACCGCTTCTGGGGCTGGGGACGGGAGGACGATGAGTTTTATCGACGTATCAAAGGAGCCGGTCTCCAG GTTCGCCGTCCCTCTGGAATCACAACTGGATATGAGACTTTCCAGCACCTGCACGACCCAGCCTGGAGAAAGAGAGACCAGAAGCGCATCGCTGCACAGAAGCAG gaACAGTTTAAGGTGGATCGGGAGGGAGGTCTGAACAACGTGAGGTACCGAATCGAGTCACAGACAACTCTGAGTGTGGCAGGAGCCCCTTGCACCGTCCTTAATATCTTGCTGGACTGTGACACAAGTGAGACCCCGTGGTGCACGTTTGGCTGA
- the RGS14 gene encoding regulator of G-protein signaling 14, whose amino-acid sequence MQGKAKLLLVHNGRMGPAVSDGELNASRARGSNHSVNSLPGPPATCGSTQGSVVSWAESFETLLQDRVAVTYFTEFLKKEFSAENVYFWQACERFQQIPASDTQQLAQEARRIYDEFLSSHSVSPVNIDKQAWIGEDVLATPSPDMFRIQQLQIFNLMKFDSYTRFVKSPLYQACLRAESQGQPLPDLRPHSRSSSPPPDLSKKSKLKLGKSLPVGVEMAGSGANRSPRRSFRKGERREPSWAEGGEGGGSATLWRESQGSLNSSASLDLGFLSSASTAASPWTESHRKSLGGSEAELPAKPMKYCCVYLPDGTASLASVRPGHSIRDMLAGICEKRGFSLPDIKVYLVGNEQKALVLDQECSVLADQEVKLENRISFDLEISSLNKTIRITAKSTKRIREALQPVLGKYGVSMELALLRRPGEPAALDLEKLVSTVAAQKLVLETPADMRVTDGAEAAAAPSPLRSEEGSPTGAEPGTLWEMSSSFSRPRSSAATNLNRRTYDLEGLVELLNRAQSCRANDQRGLLSKEDLVLPDFLQLPGQDDSACKQSDQPQTSYPGSEGSGHPQPAEPTPAQPPVDHERR is encoded by the exons ATGCAGGGCAAGGccaagctgctgctggtccACAACGGCCGCATG GGCCCAGCTGTGTCAGATGGAG agTTAAATGCCTCCAGGGCCCGTGGCAGCAACCACAGTGTGAACAGCCTGCCAGGACCACCGGCCACCTGCGGCTCCACACAGGGGTCTGTGGTCAGCTGGGCCGAATCCTTTGAGACGCTGCTGCAGGACCGCGTGGCCGTCACCTACTTCACT GAGTTCCTCAAGAAGGAGTTCAGTGCCGAAAATGTCTACTTCTGGCAGGCATGCGAGCGCTTCCAGCAGATCCCGGCCAGCGACACGCAGCAG CTGGCCCAGGAAGCGCGGCGGATCTATGATGAGTTCCTCTCCAGCCACTCGGTCAGTCCCGTGAACATCGACAAGCAGGCCTGGATTGGGGAGGATGTGCTGGCCACCCCATCCCCAGACATGTTTCGcatccagcagctccag ATCTTTAACCTGATGAAATTTGACAGCTACACGCGCTTCGTGAAATCCCCGCTCTACCAGGCCTGCCTGCGGGCAGAGAgccaggggcagcccctgcccgaCCTGCGGCCCCACtcccgcagcagcagccccccacctGACCTCAGCAAG AAGTCGAAGCTGAAGCTGGGCAAGTCCCTGCCTGTGGGTGTGGAGATGGCAGGCAGTGGTGCCAACCGCAGCCCCCGCCGGTCCTTCAGGAAGGGAGAGCGGCGGGAGCCCTCCTGGGCAG AGGGGGGAGAAGGCGGTGGAAGTGCCACGCTATGGCGGGAGTCCCAGGGCTCACTCAACTCTTCGGCCAGCCTGGACCTGGGCTTTCTgtcctctgccagcacagctgccagcccctggaCGGAG AGCCATCGGAAGAGCCTGGGAGGCAGTGAGGCGGAGCTGCCGGCCAAGCCCATGAAGTACTGCTGCGTGTACCTGCCCGATGGCACAGCCTCGCTGGCCTCTGTCCGGCCCGGCCACTCCATCCGTGACATGCTGGCGGGGATATGCGAGAAGCGCGGCTTCAGCCTCCCCGACATCAAGGTCTACCTGGTGGGGAACGAGCAG AAAGCACTGGTGCTGGACCAGGAGTGCTCTGTGTTGGCGGACCAGGAGGTGAAGCTGGAGAACAGGATAAGCTTTGA CCTGGAAATCTCCTCCCTCAATAAGACCATCCGCATCACAGCGAAGTCAACCAAGCGCATCCGGGAAgcgctgcagcctgtgctggggaagTACGGCGTGAGCATGGAGCTGGCGCTGCTGCGGCGG CCAGGCGAGCCAGCTGCCCTGGACCTGGAGAAGCTGGTCAGCACTGTGGCTGCTCAGAAGCTTGTCCTGGAAACACCAGCAG ACATGCGAGTGACAGACggtgctgaggctgcagctgccccctccccactccgGAGCGAG GAGGGAAGCCCAACAGGAGCAGAGCCCGGCACGCTGTGGGAGATGTCCTCCTCCTTCTCACGGCCCCGGTCTTCAGCTGCCACAAACCTGAACCGTCGCACGTATGACCTGGAAG GGCTGGTGGAGCTGCTGAACCGTGCCCAGAGTTGTCGGGCCAATGACCAGCGTGGGCTGCTCTCCAAGGAGGACCTGGTCCTGCCTGactttctccagctgcctggaCAGGATGACAGTGCCTGCAAGCAGTCGGATCAGCCCCAAACCTCTTACCCAGGCTCTGAAGGAAGCGGCCATCCTCAGCCTGCAGAGCCCACGCCGGCTCAGCCTCCGGTTGACCATGAGCGCCGATGA
- the LOC101912139 gene encoding ADP-ribosylation factor-like protein 3 isoform X5: MGDVQKGLLSVIQKLKGSPEQELRIVLLGLDNAGKTTLLKRLASEEVSTITPTQGFNIKSVHSHGFKLNVWDIGGQRSIRPYWRKYLGSTDLLIYVIDSADQKRFEETGQELAELTEDESLMGVPLLVFANKQDLVTAAPAAEIAEGLSLHTYRDREWQIQACSALSGEGVQDGMNWISSQIMNRKK; this comes from the exons ATGGGTGATGTGCAGAAG gggctgctctcCGTCATCCAGAAGTTGAAGGGTTCCCCGGAGCAGGAGCTCCGCATCGTCCTGTTGGGGCTGGACAATGCGGGGAAGACCACGCTGCTGAAACGCCTGGCGTCTGAGGAGGTCAGCACCATCACGCCCACCCAG GGCTTCAATATAAAGAGCGTTCATTCACATGGCTTCAAGCTAAACGTCTGGGACATTGGGGGGCAACGCTCCATCCGCCCATACTGGAGGAAGTATCTGGGCAGCACAGATCTGCTG ATTTATGTCATTGACAGCGCAGACCAGAAGCGTTTTGAGGAGACAGGGCAG gagctggcagagctcaCCGAGGATGAGTCCCTCATGGGGGTCCCGCTGCTGGTGTTTGCCAACAAGCAGGACCTAGTgactgcagcacctgcagctgaaATCGCAGAAGGGCTGAGCCTCCACACCTACCGGGACCGGGAATGGCAGATCCAGGCCTGCTCAGCCTTGTCTGGGGAAGGAGTGCAG gATGGGATGAACTGGATTTCCAGCCAGATCATGAACAGGAAGAAGTGA
- the LOC101912139 gene encoding ADP-ribosylation factor-like protein 3 isoform X1 encodes MGGVPAPAPKLWCWAGWQSRTRALPWACPHRAPRSWQGSQGRDSTPGAEIGAGRIGRGSPRPWTPWEPSPGARSGHRHRVPMADSAPSSPPQNDGARQHPSTPHPQGLLSVIQKLKGSPEQELRIVLLGLDNAGKTTLLKRLASEEVSTITPTQGFNIKSVHSHGFKLNVWDIGGQRSIRPYWRKYLGSTDLLIYVIDSADQKRFEETGQELAELTEDESLMGVPLLVFANKQDLVTAAPAAEIAEGLSLHTYRDREWQIQACSALSGEGVQDGMNWISSQIMNRKK; translated from the exons ATGGGTGGtgtgccagcaccagctcccaAGCTGTGGTGCTGGGcgggctggcagagcaggacCAGGGCTTTACCCTGGGCATGTCCCCACAGAGCgcccaggagctggcagggctcccagggcagggacagcacACCTGGGGCGGAGATTGGGGCTGGGCGGATCGGCCGTGGGTCACCCCGACCCTGGACACCTTGGGAACCAAGCCCTGGCGCTCGCTCAGGCCATAGGCACAGGGTACCCATGGCCGACAGTGCACCCAGCTCTCCTCCCCAAAACGATGGTGCTcggcagcaccccagcaccccgcacccccaggggctgctctcCGTCATCCAGAAGTTGAAGGGTTCCCCGGAGCAGGAGCTCCGCATCGTCCTGTTGGGGCTGGACAATGCGGGGAAGACCACGCTGCTGAAACGCCTGGCGTCTGAGGAGGTCAGCACCATCACGCCCACCCAG GGCTTCAATATAAAGAGCGTTCATTCACATGGCTTCAAGCTAAACGTCTGGGACATTGGGGGGCAACGCTCCATCCGCCCATACTGGAGGAAGTATCTGGGCAGCACAGATCTGCTG ATTTATGTCATTGACAGCGCAGACCAGAAGCGTTTTGAGGAGACAGGGCAG gagctggcagagctcaCCGAGGATGAGTCCCTCATGGGGGTCCCGCTGCTGGTGTTTGCCAACAAGCAGGACCTAGTgactgcagcacctgcagctgaaATCGCAGAAGGGCTGAGCCTCCACACCTACCGGGACCGGGAATGGCAGATCCAGGCCTGCTCAGCCTTGTCTGGGGAAGGAGTGCAG gATGGGATGAACTGGATTTCCAGCCAGATCATGAACAGGAAGAAGTGA